GGCGGTGCAGTCAAGTCAGTCACCCTCGATGCTCAGGGCAAAGGGGAGTTCACCGGTGAGGCAGGCAAGTTCTACCGGGTGGTGGTGCACAGCGAGGCCAGCGAGCAGCAGGTTGATGCGCTTTTCGAATCCTACGATGGTCTGACTCGGCAGCTGGATGGCTGGCTGCGCAGCGAGTGGCAGGGGTTCAAGCCGCAATGGTCGCAGTCGGTGGCCACAGCAGCCGGGAACGGCATGCTGGCCGGGAGCTGGGCGGCGATCGAGGGGGTGTGCGACAGCATCGGGTTGCTGTCGGAGATTCTCAAGAACCCTCTTGAGTTTGCGGGTCGGCTGGGAGACGGCGCGGCGGCATTGGCCGATTTTGCGCAGTCGATGCCGGAGAAAATGGAGCAGCTCCAACTGCTCGTCAGTGACGAGGCGGCGCTGTGTCTGTTGCTGCGCACGGCCAGTCTGTGGCTGGAGATGCTGCCACCGGATGAAATTGCCGGGAAAACTGCCGAAGCGGTATCGATGATGGTGGTGCAACTGCTGATCGATGTGTTGATCGGCATTGTGCTGACCTTTGTCGGCGCCGGGGCGGGGATTGCGTATCTGACATTGCGTCTGGCGGATCGTGGCGCTCAATTGCTGTCGGCGGTGACGCGACTGGTGAAGGCGATGTTCGGCATCGTCAGCACCTTCATCGGCTACGTGAACCAGTACAAATCCGTCGCTGCACGGGGCATCGCTGCCGGGGTGAAAAAGGGTCGCATGCAATTGCGCTGGGATGCCCGGCGCAATGCCTCCCTGAAAAAAGACGAGCACCACGACGACACCCCGGATCAGGCGAAAAATCCCAACGGTGACAGTGCCGATTGCGCACCGCTGACCTGCACCAACGGGTGTCCGGTGTCGATGGTCACCGGGGAGGAATTGCTGACGCTGACTGACGGTGTGCTCGACGGGCTGTTGCCGTTCGAGTTCAGCCGCTTGTATCGCACCAGCGCGGCGGAAATCGATGTCGGGTTGGGGTTTGGCTGGAGCCATTCGCTGGCGCATCGGCTGGAGGTCGAGGGCGACGGTGTGGTCTGGATTGACCATGAGAACCGGCGCACGCGGTTTTCCTTGCCGAATGTCGAGCGACCGGCGATTCACAACAGCTTGTCGCGGGCGGCGATCTTTCTCGGGGATGAGCCGGAGGAGTTGATCGTTGCGCTGGCGGGGGAAGCAGCGCGGTTTTATCACTTTCGGGCTGGGCGTCTGACGGCGGTCAGCGATGCCTATGGCAACCGGTTGCGTATTACGCGGGATCGTCTGGATCGGGTTGAGCGCATCGACAACGGGGCTGGGCGTTCCTTGTTGCTGCGCTATGAGCGGGCGCATCTGGTCGCGGTCGATTATCAGGTTTTTCGGGAGTCTGCCTGGCGCACCGAGCAGACGCTGGCCAGTTACCGCTTTGATGCCCGCCATCGATTGATCGAGGCGTCGAACGCCGTCGGCGAGACCGAGCGTTACGACTACGACGACCGGCACGTCATCCTGCAACGGCAACTGGCTGGCGGCGCGAGTTTCTTCTGGGAGTGGGAACGTGCCGGCAAGGCGGCGCGTTGTGTGCGGCACTGGGCGTCGTTTTCGCAGATGGATACGCGTTATGCCTGGGACGACGCCGGCTCTGTTCGGGTGCAGTACGTCGACGGTCGCGAAGAGGTTTATGTCCACGACGACACGGCGCGACTGGTGCGTCAGGTGTCGGCGGACGGTGGCGAACAGCTCAAAGCCTATGACTCGGCGGGCCGACTGGTCGCCGAGCAGGATGCGCTGGGGGCGGTTACCGAGTACCGCTATGACGACGCCGGACGGCTGATCGCGCTGATTCCGCCGGACGATGCACCGACGTCCTACGAGTACCGCAACGGTTTCCTGCACAGCCGTTCGCGTGGCGATGCGGTGTGGACCTATCGGCGCAATGCCCAGGGTGATGTCACCGAAGCGGTCGATCCGGACGGTCATGTCACCCATTACTACTTTGATGCGCAGGGGCGGTTGCGGTCGATCCGTTATCCGGACAGCGGCCGCCATGTGTTTGTCTGGAACGACCTCGGCCAGTTGGTTGAGGAAAGTCTTCCGGACGGTGGGGTTCGGAAGTTTTCCTACGATGCGTTGGGGCGGCGGATTACTGCGCAGGATGAACACGGTGCGGTCACTCGCCAGGCGTGGGACGCCGTTGGCCGGCTGATCCAGACCACCTCGCCAAATGGCGCCACCCGTGCCTGGTCCAACAGCGCCTACGGCCAGATCACCGCCGAACGCGATGAACTGGGGCGCATCACCCGCTACGAATATGACGACGATCTGCACCTGGTCAGTCGCCGAATCAATCCGGATGGCACCCGGCTGCAATACCGCTACGACCATGCGCAACTGCTGCTCACGGAAATCGAGAACGAGTCCGGCGAGAAGTATCAGCTGGACTACACGCCCACCGGACTGATCCGACAGGAAACCGGCTTCGATGGCCGACGCACGGCGTATGCCTACGACCGCAACGGCCACCTGCTGGAAAAGACCGAGTTCGGCGATGACGGCTCGACGCTGGTCACCACCTACCAACGCGACAACGCCGGGCGCCTGCTGCTCAAAACCCTGCCGGACGGGACCGAGGTCAGCTACCGCTATGACCGCCTCGGTCGGCTGATCGGCGTGGATGACGGCCAGGATCACCCGCTGGCCTTCGAATACGACCTGCAGGACCGGCTGGTCCGCGAGCATCAGGGCTGGGGCACCCTGCGCTACACCTACGACGCCTGTGGCCAGCTCAGCCGGATGCGCCTGCCGGACAACAGCAAGCTCGACTACCACTACGCCAAGGGCGGCGCACTGACCGCGATCGACCTTAACGGCGCCTTGCTCACCCGTCACGTCTACCAGAACGGCCGCGAACAGCGGCGCCAGCAAGGCCTGCTGCTCAGCGAATACACCTACGACGAACAGGGCCGGTTACGTGCCCACGCCGTAGGCCATCAACGCAGTGCGCTCTATCGCCGCGACTTTGCCTACAGCGCCAACGGCAACCTCGAACACATTTCCGACACCCGCCACGGCCAGCGCAGCTACACATACGACGCCCTCGACCGGCTGATCCGCGTGCGCCACACCCGCGACGACCTGCCGGAAAACTTCGCCCACGACCCGGCCGGCAACCTGCTGATGCAGGACCGCCCGGGCCCGACACAGATCAAAGGCAACCGCCTGTTGATGCAGGGCGACCGCCATTACGACTACGACGCCTTCGGCAACCTGATCCGCGAACGCCGCGGCCGCGCGCAACAACTGGTCACTGAATACCGCTACGACAGCCAGCACCGCCTGATCGGCCTCACCCGCCCCGACGGCACCACCGCCACCTACCAATACGACGCCTTCGGCCGGCGCATCCGCAAGACCGTCGACGGCCAGACCACCGAATTCTTCTGGCAGGGCGACCACCTGATCGCCGAAAGCAGCCAGGAACAGCACCGCAGCTTCATCTACGAACCCGGCACCTTCCGCCCACTGGCCATGCTCGACGGCCAAGGCCCGAAACGCGCCTGCCCGTTCTACTACCAACTCGACCACCTCGGCACCCCGCAGGAACTGACCGACTACAGCGGCGACATCGTCTGGTCCGCCAAATACAGCGCCTACGGCAAAGTCACCTCGCTGGAACTGGCGACCGAGGATTACCTGAACCAGCCACTGAGGTTTCAGGGGCAGTACTTCGATGACGAAAGCGGACTGCATTACAACCGGCATCGGTATTACGACCCGGAGGTGGGACGGTACCTGACGCCGGATCCGGTGAAGCTGGCGGGTGGGCTGAATCAGTACCGGTACGTGCCGAATCCGACGGGGTGGGTGGATCCGTTGGGGTTGAGTTGTAACTGTCCAGGAGCCATTTCTGCTGAGGGGCCCTATAGCGAAATTGTTCCAGGTGGAGGCTTAGAAGCCCATGAGTCTCGCGGTGGACATGCTATTGCGAGACATGTAGATAGGTCGGAGGCTCAACTCAGAGCTAGGCTAGCGGCCGAGCCGAACATACCTATTGCGTCAACATTTATAAATAGATCAGATGCTGAAGCTGCACTCTCGAATGTCATTAGAAACAACAAGGTGACAATTGATAATTTTGTGCAGGGTAATGCTAGCAAACTTGTAATTAATGAACAGGTGTCTGCTCCTGCAGGGGTGGGTGTAGTGAGGCAGAGCGGAAGGTTGGAGCCTTTATCCAGCATTAGATTGGTGTTGCGGCGAGATGCAACTTCACCGCTTGGATACTTTATTTTGACGGGGTTTGTAAATGAAGATTGAAGATTTTCCTAGCCTATTTCAGTTTCTCGGGGCCTATTTTCATGAGGACTGGATGTGTGAGTTTGACTCAGCAGATGATGTTGTTAAATCTTTCATAGCGGACTCGGAATCTCGCGTGCTCGAGAAGGTGGTAAAGGAAATCGATTCTCTTTTGGCGATGAAGATTTCAGAAAATGAAACTCGAGATTTTTTGCTGAAAAAAAATGGTTGTTGCTATTGCTATTGGAATGAGTGGCAAGACGGAAATTCGTGGTTGAAGCACGTTTCTGTACTTTTTAGTGAGGCTTCGCATAATGATGTTTAAGTGTTTTTGGGGTTGTTAGAGTTGTTTTGATATTTGTTGAATAAGAAAGTGGCTTTAAGAGGAGTTGGTGTTGTGGTTGAGCGGAGTCGTAAAGTTTGTTTTTTATCAAGGGTTTTGTTTTGTTGTAAAGGTATAGGGGTGTTTGTGAAGCAAAGGACGAAGTTTCAGTTTCAGGAAGTTGAAGAGTCTGCTAGTAATAAACAAGAGTTAAATGAGGAGGCTGCTGCTAAAGTTAAAAAGTTTCGAGGTGTTCACAGCTCTCGCTTTTTGAGTCACAAAGCACAGATGAATGCATATAACGAGGCGATGACAAGAGAGTCCAGAAAAATTCCCCGTTTCACTGGAGAGGATAGTATGGGAAATCTGATAGTGAGAATGGAGACTGAAAATATAGGTGAAGGATATGAGCCAAATCCTGAAGATCCATCTGATCCACGCTACATTTCTGAAATGAACGGCTTTGAAATGAGATTTGATTTCGAGACGCTAAAGCCTTGGGCTCTTTATCCAATAGAGAAAGCATAATGTTGATGCATCCTTATCTTGATATTCCTTATCGTCCAAGGTTGTCACACTTTCTCGGTGGGTTTGATACATATGATCGCGAGGAGAGCTTAGGTGAGGCGCTGGCTGCGTACGATCCTGAGGATCCATCAGACAGAAGTATTTTAATCTCTAGGTACGTAATCCAGCGGTTTTCGAAACTGAGCTATCGGCATAAATTCGTTTTGTTTGCCGTATTGGGAGAGGCGCTTGAAAAAGGTAGTGATGTCTTTCAAGAGGTGCTGGAGCATGATCCATACACTCACTCCTTGTTACCAGGCGGCTGGGATGAGATGAATGATCCAAGGGCATTTTTCGAAGGTATGTACTTTCAGTTGTCCGAAGCATGGATGGACGAGCTTTACAAAGCCAGTCAAGAAGACTTATCAACTTGGTAGGCGCGACTTGGTGGTCGCTGCGATTTTGTAAGTTTTGGGGGCATTCATAGGGTGAAGATGCTGGTTGCACGAATTCGGTTATGTCGAATCACCGATGTCCGAGTGTAAGTGCTTCTGCAGGTGGTTGTTCGAACAGGCTATTAATCACATGCACGCTGTACCCCGGCACATTCTTCGCATGATGCTTCGCCTGCGAAGCCATCTCCGCCAACTGACTCGCATCCAGTTGCGCGCACGCTTCAGGATGCAAATGCACAACGCCAATGGACAATGACAGCAACGGAAACTCTTGACGAATACCTTGGCGATTCGGCGCAACAAAACACCCAGCCTCCAGATGTTCAGGACGATAAAAGCGCCGGCATTGGCTCTGGAAGTCATCAAGCAATTGGTTCAGCCGTTTGCGCCAATCCTCCGGGCCGAGCACCAGCAGAAAGTCATCCCCACCAATATGCCCGACGAAATCGCGGGACGGGTCGACGCGTTCGTTGAGGCATTGCGCCAGGCACAACAACACCTCATCCCCACGCCCATACCCATAGATATCGTTAAAGGGTTTGAAGCTGTCGATGTCGACATAGCAGATCACCGACTCGCGACCCTGTTGCAGTAACCGCGTCAGGCATTGCTGAATCGGCACATTCCCCGGCAGCAAGGTCAGCGGATTGGCATAGCGGGCCTGCTGAATCTTCAGTTCAGTAATCAGTTTGAGCACGTCAATCACCCGGCCCAGGCCCAGGTAGCTGCCGTTGAGGGTAATGATGAAATCTTCTTCGATGCGTTGTCGGGCGCGGCTGGTGATCAGGCGGCTGACCTGTTGCAGCGACTGGCTCATTTCCACGGCGAGGAAGTCGTCGTTCATCAGGCGGCTGATCGGTTTGCGGGCGAAGAGGTCAGTGGCGAACGGTTTGAGCAGCGCATCGGATAATGAATGACGGTGGACAATGCCGCACGGCTGACCCTGTTCGTCGAGCACCGCCAGCGAGTTGAGGTTGGCCTGGCGGCGGAAGGCTTCCAGTACGGTGGCGGTCGGCGTGTCGCGATTCACGGCCGGTTGATCGTTGAGCAGGGCGCTAAGGTCGCTGCCTTCATCATTTAGCGCAACGGCGCTGCTGTCGTGTTTGGGCATCAAGGCGCGGGCATCGCGCGGCGGGTGTTCCTGAGGGCGCCCGAGCAGGTAGCCCTGCACCAGATCGACACCCATCTCAGTCAGCACTGCCAACTCTTCCGACAGCTCGATGCCCTCGGCAATCACTTGGGCCCGAGATGCCTTGGCGATTTGCAGGATCGATCCGACAAACTCTCGCTTCAACGCGTCCTGATGAATGCCGTCGATGAAGTGCCGATCGATCTTCACGTAATCCGGCCGCAACTCCGACCACAGACGCAGGCTTGAATAACCCGCCCCAAGATCATCGAGGGCAATCGAAAACCCCATGGCTCGATAGTGATGCAGCGCTGTTTGCAGCAACTGAAAATCATCGATCGGCGTCTGTTCGGTGAGTTCGATCACCACCTGGCTTGGCGGGATACCAAAATCCTGCAGCAATTGCAGTGTGCGCCCCGGCTGGTGCGCGGCTTCGAGCAGAGATTCGGGAGAGACGTTGAGAAACAGCTTGCCCGGTAATTGCTGTTCATTGAAACGGCGGCAAGCGCTTTGGCGGCAGGCGATTTCCAGTTCGCTCAAGCGCCCGGCCTGGCGGGCCACGGCGAACAGCGCGA
The window above is part of the Pseudomonas fluorescens genome. Proteins encoded here:
- a CDS encoding contact-dependent growth inhibition system immunity protein; translation: MKIEDFPSLFQFLGAYFHEDWMCEFDSADDVVKSFIADSESRVLEKVVKEIDSLLAMKISENETRDFLLKKNGCCYCYWNEWQDGNSWLKHVSVLFSEASHNDV
- a CDS encoding bifunctional diguanylate cyclase/phosphodiesterase, whose product is MTTTEQLSALSSILTQSGLHSLFQPIICLSERRILGYEALTRGPSNSPLHSPIALFAVARQAGRLSELEIACRQSACRRFNEQQLPGKLFLNVSPESLLEAAHQPGRTLQLLQDFGIPPSQVVIELTEQTPIDDFQLLQTALHHYRAMGFSIALDDLGAGYSSLRLWSELRPDYVKIDRHFIDGIHQDALKREFVGSILQIAKASRAQVIAEGIELSEELAVLTEMGVDLVQGYLLGRPQEHPPRDARALMPKHDSSAVALNDEGSDLSALLNDQPAVNRDTPTATVLEAFRRQANLNSLAVLDEQGQPCGIVHRHSLSDALLKPFATDLFARKPISRLMNDDFLAVEMSQSLQQVSRLITSRARQRIEEDFIITLNGSYLGLGRVIDVLKLITELKIQQARYANPLTLLPGNVPIQQCLTRLLQQGRESVICYVDIDSFKPFNDIYGYGRGDEVLLCLAQCLNERVDPSRDFVGHIGGDDFLLVLGPEDWRKRLNQLLDDFQSQCRRFYRPEHLEAGCFVAPNRQGIRQEFPLLSLSIGVVHLHPEACAQLDASQLAEMASQAKHHAKNVPGYSVHVINSLFEQPPAEALTLGHR
- a CDS encoding RHS repeat protein yields the protein MDAVTRIEQELDSFPRTLDLYREQLKHWFSRSADRVSHAADLPSLMGMERIIRFGEHSTAVAIDDKRFSSAVVQCPKSGPMEIESKFESAYDIPLGDIVVDVVAVEGGAVKSVTLDAQGKGEFTGEAGKFYRVVVHSEASEQQVDALFESYDGLTRQLDGWLRSEWQGFKPQWSQSVATAAGNGMLAGSWAAIEGVCDSIGLLSEILKNPLEFAGRLGDGAAALADFAQSMPEKMEQLQLLVSDEAALCLLLRTASLWLEMLPPDEIAGKTAEAVSMMVVQLLIDVLIGIVLTFVGAGAGIAYLTLRLADRGAQLLSAVTRLVKAMFGIVSTFIGYVNQYKSVAARGIAAGVKKGRMQLRWDARRNASLKKDEHHDDTPDQAKNPNGDSADCAPLTCTNGCPVSMVTGEELLTLTDGVLDGLLPFEFSRLYRTSAAEIDVGLGFGWSHSLAHRLEVEGDGVVWIDHENRRTRFSLPNVERPAIHNSLSRAAIFLGDEPEELIVALAGEAARFYHFRAGRLTAVSDAYGNRLRITRDRLDRVERIDNGAGRSLLLRYERAHLVAVDYQVFRESAWRTEQTLASYRFDARHRLIEASNAVGETERYDYDDRHVILQRQLAGGASFFWEWERAGKAARCVRHWASFSQMDTRYAWDDAGSVRVQYVDGREEVYVHDDTARLVRQVSADGGEQLKAYDSAGRLVAEQDALGAVTEYRYDDAGRLIALIPPDDAPTSYEYRNGFLHSRSRGDAVWTYRRNAQGDVTEAVDPDGHVTHYYFDAQGRLRSIRYPDSGRHVFVWNDLGQLVEESLPDGGVRKFSYDALGRRITAQDEHGAVTRQAWDAVGRLIQTTSPNGATRAWSNSAYGQITAERDELGRITRYEYDDDLHLVSRRINPDGTRLQYRYDHAQLLLTEIENESGEKYQLDYTPTGLIRQETGFDGRRTAYAYDRNGHLLEKTEFGDDGSTLVTTYQRDNAGRLLLKTLPDGTEVSYRYDRLGRLIGVDDGQDHPLAFEYDLQDRLVREHQGWGTLRYTYDACGQLSRMRLPDNSKLDYHYAKGGALTAIDLNGALLTRHVYQNGREQRRQQGLLLSEYTYDEQGRLRAHAVGHQRSALYRRDFAYSANGNLEHISDTRHGQRSYTYDALDRLIRVRHTRDDLPENFAHDPAGNLLMQDRPGPTQIKGNRLLMQGDRHYDYDAFGNLIRERRGRAQQLVTEYRYDSQHRLIGLTRPDGTTATYQYDAFGRRIRKTVDGQTTEFFWQGDHLIAESSQEQHRSFIYEPGTFRPLAMLDGQGPKRACPFYYQLDHLGTPQELTDYSGDIVWSAKYSAYGKVTSLELATEDYLNQPLRFQGQYFDDESGLHYNRHRYYDPEVGRYLTPDPVKLAGGLNQYRYVPNPTGWVDPLGLSCNCPGAISAEGPYSEIVPGGGLEAHESRGGHAIARHVDRSEAQLRARLAAEPNIPIASTFINRSDAEAALSNVIRNNKVTIDNFVQGNASKLVINEQVSAPAGVGVVRQSGRLEPLSSIRLVLRRDATSPLGYFILTGFVNED